One segment of Amycolatopsis alba DSM 44262 DNA contains the following:
- a CDS encoding ABC transporter permease codes for MGAAIVGAGFGLVVLLVVSVGGDPLDTAIGWADGAFGLPYNLSQTLTSAVPLVVVALGAAVPLRTGVIVVGAEGQMIVGAITAAAVLLSVGNSVPPVVSLPLGAVAGAGGGAVWSLLPGVALLRWRASEILSALLATFIAVQVLAYLLRTYLRDPAGAATARSASLPGSALIPWLPGPGRVSTAIFGVLILLAVAMWWHRSRGATLLEIYGERRWLAERSGVTPTGAILATTAVSGATAGLAGWIQLAAVDERLTPAITGGIGFGGLIVAVLGRYRPVPILVAGVVFAAIATGAGGVQVRTGVPSSIGTVAQAVMLGAAVLAIAIVRRRAARRAAGDEAGPQGDHDG; via the coding sequence ATGGGGGCAGCGATCGTCGGCGCGGGTTTCGGCCTGGTCGTCCTTCTCGTCGTCTCGGTCGGCGGCGACCCCCTCGACACGGCAATCGGCTGGGCCGACGGCGCGTTCGGGCTGCCCTACAACTTGTCACAAACCCTGACTTCCGCTGTTCCGCTCGTCGTCGTCGCGCTCGGGGCGGCGGTACCGCTACGAACCGGTGTGATCGTCGTCGGCGCAGAGGGGCAAATGATCGTCGGCGCGATCACCGCCGCTGCTGTGCTCCTGTCTGTCGGGAATTCGGTGCCACCCGTGGTGTCCTTACCGCTCGGCGCGGTGGCCGGCGCGGGCGGCGGAGCCGTATGGTCGCTGCTTCCCGGTGTCGCACTACTGCGGTGGCGGGCGTCGGAGATTCTGTCCGCGCTGCTGGCGACGTTCATCGCCGTACAGGTTCTGGCGTATCTGCTCCGAACCTACTTGCGAGACCCCGCCGGAGCTGCCACAGCGCGCAGCGCAAGCCTTCCGGGCTCCGCGCTCATTCCCTGGCTTCCGGGGCCTGGCAGGGTCAGCACGGCAATCTTCGGAGTTCTCATTCTGCTCGCGGTGGCGATGTGGTGGCATCGCAGCCGCGGAGCCACCCTGCTTGAGATCTACGGCGAGCGCCGCTGGCTTGCCGAACGATCAGGGGTCACACCGACAGGCGCGATCCTCGCGACGACCGCCGTATCCGGAGCAACCGCCGGGCTGGCGGGCTGGATCCAGCTCGCAGCCGTCGACGAGCGGCTCACACCCGCGATCACCGGAGGTATCGGCTTCGGCGGCCTGATCGTAGCTGTCCTGGGCAGGTACAGGCCCGTACCGATCCTGGTGGCCGGCGTTGTCTTCGCAGCCATCGCCACCGGCGCGGGCGGTGTCCAGGTGCGCACGGGGGTCCCTTCGTCCATTGGCACCGTCGCACAAGCGGTAATGCTCGGCGCGGCGGTGCTCGCGATCGCCATCGTCCGGCGCCGAGCAGCCCGCCGGGCCGCAGGTGACGAAGCTGGTCCTCAGGGTGACCACGATGGCTGA
- a CDS encoding ABC transporter permease, whose translation MAEFVVLVLIGAVSAATPLILAGLGETVLERSGAGIGLGLEGTMVCGALAGVLGSAVGGPWAGLGSGVLAGLAFGGLYAAGLGCGADGVLVGITLTLLGTGLSTYIAQATDPADQTALSAPTLPTISLPWLDRVPVVAPLFTGTSVAVYLAIVATALMWWMFRFTRFGLRLRTVGDDPESATVLGISVPGHRTAAALIAGGFGGIAGAALSLGSIGTFAPMMTTGRGFIALTIVILARRHPVGVAAAALLIGVFDSLALLAQTRTLRLPVEAYQVLPWIGAFLMLYIDGHRRIRRVHHLPPQKEPI comes from the coding sequence ATGGCTGAGTTCGTCGTTCTGGTCCTTATCGGTGCCGTCAGCGCGGCGACGCCTCTCATCCTGGCTGGACTCGGCGAGACGGTGCTGGAGCGTTCCGGCGCAGGGATCGGTCTCGGGCTGGAGGGAACGATGGTGTGCGGGGCGCTGGCCGGCGTGCTCGGTTCCGCGGTCGGCGGTCCCTGGGCGGGGCTCGGCTCTGGGGTTTTAGCCGGTCTGGCCTTCGGGGGCTTGTACGCGGCTGGGCTGGGGTGCGGAGCGGACGGCGTGCTGGTCGGAATCACGCTGACCTTGCTCGGCACGGGTCTGAGCACCTATATCGCGCAGGCCACCGACCCTGCCGACCAGACCGCGCTGAGCGCCCCGACGCTACCGACCATCTCCCTGCCGTGGCTGGACCGGGTCCCCGTGGTGGCACCACTGTTCACCGGCACGAGCGTCGCGGTCTACCTCGCAATCGTCGCGACCGCGCTCATGTGGTGGATGTTCCGTTTCACCAGGTTCGGGCTCCGGCTGCGCACCGTCGGCGACGATCCCGAATCTGCCACCGTTCTTGGGATCTCCGTCCCTGGTCATCGCACGGCGGCAGCTCTGATCGCCGGCGGGTTCGGGGGCATCGCCGGGGCCGCGTTGTCGCTGGGTTCGATCGGCACCTTCGCCCCGATGATGACCACGGGCCGAGGGTTCATCGCGCTCACCATCGTGATCCTCGCGCGGCGCCACCCGGTCGGCGTCGCGGCGGCGGCGTTACTGATCGGCGTCTTCGACAGCCTTGCCCTTCTCGCGCAAACACGGACTCTCAGGCTACCGGTCGAGGCATATCAAGTGCTGCCGTGGATCGGAGCCTTCCTGATGCTCTACATCGACGGACACCGCCGAATTCGACGTGTGCACCATCTCCCACCACAGAAGGAGCCGATATGA
- a CDS encoding acyl-CoA dehydrogenase family protein, whose amino-acid sequence MTTGHPFAPPAHEQHWVTAASELAREFAKSAAERDRTAELPIENLRALHDSGIDAAFVPVALGGEGLSYRSYGAIVRTLSAACPSTACIWVMHIGAAVGLVEMSTPDTARFWADELVDGARFANALSEPASGNLFLQPLQHAEPAEGGHRLSGAKRFSSGCEVADHFLINALVDGQPAFFGLDLDPTTMTFVPIWDTMGLRASRSQLIEFAGTLLPEDRRCPPSTGPRPNHIGAGLAFLSLGIADAALAALTAHARDRAIPTTGEPLASMQWVRFAVGDIASRLEAAAMYAQHMTWLADQNDTGFLPATMHAKLQANTIARDAADLGVRIGGGSGYTRGDIERAFRDAPAGWLMAYSGEICQDTIGASVLSPTTP is encoded by the coding sequence ATGACCACCGGACACCCGTTCGCGCCACCAGCACACGAGCAGCACTGGGTCACCGCCGCCTCAGAGCTGGCGCGTGAATTCGCCAAGAGCGCGGCCGAACGCGACCGAACGGCGGAATTGCCGATCGAGAACCTGCGTGCTCTGCACGACAGCGGGATCGACGCCGCCTTCGTTCCCGTCGCACTCGGAGGAGAGGGGCTGAGCTACCGCAGTTACGGCGCCATCGTCCGCACTCTGAGCGCCGCATGCCCGTCGACCGCGTGCATCTGGGTCATGCACATCGGCGCGGCGGTCGGCCTCGTCGAGATGTCCACTCCGGACACCGCCAGATTCTGGGCCGACGAACTCGTCGACGGAGCACGGTTCGCCAACGCATTGTCCGAGCCGGCCAGCGGGAACCTGTTCCTCCAGCCCCTCCAGCACGCCGAGCCTGCCGAAGGCGGGCATCGGCTGTCCGGCGCGAAACGCTTCTCCTCGGGATGCGAGGTCGCCGACCACTTCCTGATCAACGCGCTCGTCGACGGCCAACCCGCGTTCTTCGGTCTCGACCTCGACCCCACGACCATGACCTTCGTGCCGATCTGGGACACCATGGGCCTGCGCGCGAGCCGGTCACAGCTCATCGAGTTCGCTGGCACCCTGCTCCCCGAGGATCGACGGTGCCCGCCGTCGACCGGGCCGCGGCCCAACCACATCGGCGCCGGTCTCGCCTTCCTCTCGCTCGGGATCGCGGACGCGGCACTCGCCGCCCTGACCGCTCACGCGCGCGACCGCGCCATCCCCACCACCGGTGAGCCACTGGCGAGCATGCAGTGGGTGCGTTTCGCCGTTGGAGACATCGCCTCGCGGCTGGAGGCCGCCGCGATGTACGCGCAGCACATGACCTGGCTCGCTGATCAGAACGACACCGGCTTCCTTCCCGCGACCATGCACGCCAAGCTCCAGGCCAACACGATCGCCCGCGACGCCGCGGACCTCGGTGTCCGCATCGGCGGCGGCTCGGGGTACACCCGCGGCGACATCGAACGCGCATTCCGGGATGCTCCGGCCGGATGGCTCATGGCGTACTCCGGCGAAATCTGCCAGGACACCATCGGCGCCAGCGTTCTCTCCCCCACCACCCCGTAG
- a CDS encoding NtaA/DmoA family FMN-dependent monooxygenase (This protein belongs to a clade of FMN-dependent monooxygenases, within a broader family of flavin-dependent oxidoreductases, the luciferase-like monooxygenase (LMM) family, some of whose members use coenzyme F420 rather than FMN.), with translation MAEHRPYMKFNAFTMITPSHHGPGLAFEPGSRQLDYHLPQPWIDLAILLERGLFDTIFFADVLAPYEVFRGNRHATVAEGMQFPTGDPSVLIPLLAYHTQNLAFVFTSNILQAHPYEFARRVSTLDHLTSGRVGWNIVTSFLPGAGRNLGFGGLPEHPERYARAEEYTAAVYKLWEHSWEDGAAIRDTATRIFADPAKVHAVRHRGEFYDLDGPHLCEPSPQRTPLLFQAGMSPTGRAFAGRHAEALFINSLDPDAAAPVVADVRQAAVNAGRDPHNVKIFVPQSFLLAATEQEAHRRDKELLERQTIEGNAARMSVFLFHDWGTEDLTAKVADLRHRDVSAPVRKLLDWSTRDDWTLGELLLRWGNRRIVGTPEQIADTIERWHEAGVDGINLEYVTSPGSFGEFIEHVVPLLQKRGLMQREYLPGTLREKFFGDGPHLPGEHPARRHRAPGRSV, from the coding sequence ATGGCTGAACACCGCCCGTACATGAAGTTCAACGCGTTCACGATGATCACCCCGTCGCACCACGGGCCTGGGTTAGCGTTCGAACCCGGCAGCCGGCAGCTGGATTACCACCTGCCGCAGCCCTGGATCGACCTGGCCATCCTGCTCGAAAGAGGACTCTTCGACACCATCTTCTTCGCCGACGTCCTGGCGCCATACGAGGTTTTCCGCGGCAACCGCCACGCGACCGTCGCCGAGGGAATGCAGTTCCCCACCGGCGATCCCTCCGTCCTGATCCCCTTGCTGGCCTACCATACTCAGAACCTCGCCTTTGTTTTCACGTCGAACATTCTCCAGGCCCACCCGTACGAGTTCGCGCGTCGCGTGTCCACACTGGACCATCTCACCAGTGGCCGGGTCGGCTGGAACATCGTCACATCGTTCCTTCCCGGCGCAGGACGGAATCTGGGATTCGGCGGGCTGCCCGAGCACCCTGAACGCTATGCCCGAGCCGAGGAATACACCGCAGCGGTGTACAAACTCTGGGAGCACAGCTGGGAGGACGGCGCAGCGATCCGCGACACCGCCACCAGGATCTTCGCCGATCCCGCGAAGGTCCACGCCGTCAGACACCGCGGCGAGTTCTACGACCTCGACGGCCCCCATCTGTGTGAACCGTCGCCACAGCGCACGCCCCTGCTCTTTCAAGCCGGCATGAGCCCCACTGGCCGGGCCTTCGCGGGCCGCCATGCCGAAGCACTGTTCATCAACTCCCTCGACCCCGACGCCGCTGCACCCGTCGTCGCCGACGTCCGGCAAGCGGCTGTCAACGCCGGGCGCGATCCGCACAACGTGAAGATCTTTGTCCCGCAGAGTTTCCTGCTTGCCGCCACCGAACAGGAAGCACACCGCCGCGACAAGGAGCTCCTCGAACGACAAACCATCGAGGGGAACGCCGCGAGGATGAGTGTGTTCCTGTTTCACGATTGGGGCACCGAGGACCTCACCGCGAAAGTCGCCGATCTCCGGCACCGCGACGTATCGGCCCCCGTTCGGAAACTGCTCGACTGGTCCACCCGCGACGACTGGACGCTCGGGGAACTCCTTCTCCGTTGGGGAAACAGGAGAATCGTGGGCACTCCCGAGCAGATCGCCGACACCATCGAACGCTGGCATGAGGCGGGCGTCGACGGCATCAACCTCGAATACGTCACCTCACCAGGAAGCTTTGGTGAGTTCATCGAGCACGTCGTCCCACTTCTTCAGAAGCGCGGACTCATGCAACGTGAATACCTACCCGGAACTCTCCGCGAGAAGTTCTTCGGTGACGGCCCACACCTACCCGGCGAGCACCCCGCACGTAGACACCGCGCACCAGGACGATCGGTCTAG
- a CDS encoding tetratricopeptide repeat protein yields the protein MRDLEERTRDIVDSRIGELRARPENASLTPAELDDLAGKPVSKSAISRIEKGKPPSVDAGRLLDEALGAHGTLEVLAGAARAEPSGHLPISPPYFVGRESELGQLSRLSSQPPDPETPTVIVVGGLPGVGKSALALYWAHGMYARFDLVLYAALGGYASGNPATHAEILADLIRGLGIQRDQVPASERQLEAVLREQLRRREQRVLVLLDNARDSQQVAPLLASLAGTTVLVTSRTELSGLVINYAARTVRLDTLTDHEACALAADVIADERVEAEPDAVAQLVDMCGSLPLAILVAAERIATDPETSIGEHVAALTDVERRLQLLDIDDTAGVRAAFEWSYRTLRPDTANMFRLLSLYPRPWFTAQAASALAGVTVDKGLRLLDDLAQAHLLHQVTTDSFHFHDLLRVYAAEQAARQPEEVRRNAIVRLVTWFHHTANAASWALTPMRDHHVHLPPTPHRVTPLTFDDFAAAFGWCSAELSSLPAVARLGVDHGLYFETWRLAIDLFEYLVHSRPTELWITLLEIAVEAAEKDGHTARLAEAQEKLAEGYRRAGRLDDAYEFDQRAVRASSPYGPSRTLGFALLGLGSTARTAGDLTEAFALMRRAQDVFVEARSRIGEAMGHIALGGVYRDLGTRDLAISHGETAVAMFTAVDDQHGVAVALLPLARTYVAFGQFGRALRACIDAQAAYSATADRWGRADALGIKAQVLDQFGDGESAAQCLGEALPLLRGHDDDMAARFDTYLAEIENR from the coding sequence GTGCGGGACCTCGAAGAGCGGACTCGTGACATCGTTGATTCCCGAATCGGCGAACTGCGTGCGCGGCCCGAAAACGCCAGCCTGACACCAGCCGAACTCGACGATCTCGCGGGGAAGCCGGTCAGCAAATCCGCGATCTCCCGCATCGAGAAAGGAAAGCCCCCGAGTGTCGACGCGGGTAGACTTCTCGACGAAGCCCTCGGCGCCCACGGCACGCTGGAGGTCCTCGCAGGCGCTGCGCGTGCGGAACCCTCCGGCCACCTGCCGATCAGCCCGCCGTATTTCGTCGGCAGGGAATCCGAACTCGGTCAGTTGAGCAGGCTCAGTTCTCAACCGCCCGATCCTGAGACGCCGACGGTGATCGTCGTCGGCGGGCTGCCGGGCGTCGGTAAAAGCGCGCTCGCGCTGTACTGGGCACATGGCATGTACGCTCGTTTCGATCTCGTGCTCTACGCCGCGCTGGGCGGGTACGCCTCCGGCAATCCGGCGACCCACGCGGAAATCCTCGCTGATTTGATCCGTGGCCTGGGTATCCAGCGTGACCAGGTCCCGGCGTCCGAGCGCCAGTTGGAAGCCGTCCTTCGTGAGCAACTTCGCCGCCGCGAGCAGCGAGTGCTGGTGCTGTTGGACAACGCCCGCGACTCCCAGCAGGTCGCACCTCTGCTGGCAAGTCTTGCGGGCACGACTGTTCTGGTCACCAGCCGTACGGAACTGTCCGGGCTGGTGATCAACTACGCCGCCCGTACCGTCCGTCTCGACACTCTCACCGATCACGAGGCCTGCGCGCTCGCGGCGGACGTCATCGCCGACGAACGCGTTGAGGCCGAACCCGACGCCGTTGCGCAACTGGTGGACATGTGCGGGTCGTTGCCGCTCGCAATCCTCGTTGCCGCAGAACGAATAGCCACTGATCCCGAGACAAGCATCGGCGAGCATGTCGCTGCGCTGACCGACGTCGAACGGCGCCTGCAGCTGCTCGACATCGACGACACCGCCGGTGTACGCGCTGCGTTCGAATGGTCCTACCGGACATTACGTCCCGACACGGCAAACATGTTCCGACTGCTTAGCCTGTATCCGCGGCCCTGGTTCACTGCCCAGGCGGCATCAGCGCTCGCGGGCGTCACTGTCGACAAGGGGCTCCGCCTGCTGGACGACCTGGCGCAAGCTCACCTGCTGCACCAGGTCACCACCGACAGCTTCCACTTCCACGACCTCCTCCGCGTCTACGCTGCCGAGCAAGCCGCTCGGCAGCCGGAGGAGGTACGGCGCAACGCGATCGTGCGACTGGTGACCTGGTTCCACCACACTGCGAACGCGGCGTCCTGGGCGCTGACGCCGATGCGTGACCACCACGTCCACCTTCCTCCGACTCCGCACCGCGTGACACCGCTGACCTTCGATGACTTCGCTGCCGCCTTCGGCTGGTGCTCGGCAGAACTGTCCAGTCTGCCTGCCGTCGCACGCCTGGGCGTCGATCACGGTCTGTACTTCGAGACGTGGCGGCTGGCGATCGATCTGTTCGAGTACCTGGTCCACAGCCGGCCGACCGAACTGTGGATCACTCTACTGGAGATCGCTGTCGAGGCCGCGGAGAAGGACGGCCACACAGCCCGGCTGGCGGAAGCCCAGGAGAAGTTGGCTGAAGGCTACCGTCGGGCTGGCCGCCTTGACGACGCCTACGAGTTCGACCAGCGTGCCGTGCGCGCATCCAGCCCGTACGGCCCGAGTCGTACGCTCGGATTCGCCCTGCTGGGCTTGGGTAGTACAGCGCGCACGGCAGGTGATCTGACGGAAGCGTTTGCGCTCATGCGACGCGCGCAGGACGTCTTCGTTGAGGCGAGATCGAGGATCGGTGAGGCAATGGGGCACATCGCGCTCGGCGGCGTGTATCGCGACCTCGGGACTCGCGACCTGGCCATCAGCCACGGTGAGACGGCAGTCGCCATGTTCACAGCTGTGGATGATCAGCACGGTGTGGCTGTCGCACTGCTGCCCCTAGCCCGGACCTATGTAGCTTTCGGACAGTTCGGGCGAGCGTTGCGTGCATGTATCGATGCTCAGGCAGCCTACTCCGCGACCGCGGACAGATGGGGGCGTGCGGACGCACTCGGAATCAAGGCACAGGTACTCGACCAGTTCGGCGATGGTGAATCGGCGGCGCAATGCCTGGGTGAGGCCCTCCCGCTCCTACGTGGGCACGACGACGATATGGCTGCCCGTTTCGACACCTATCTCGCCGAGATCGAGAACCGCTAG
- a CDS encoding tetratricopeptide repeat protein, with translation MTEMREVASPGSAARPYLTLAERFRAEVMSLCDGRDWALRELSRRAFLDVGFLSKLVRGQVPVSVDVARALDAAFGTGTSLQSLATRIRSDLHPQLPVGGAFVGREAQCARLDGLAAQMTVDSPAAVAVLAGAAGAGKTSLAVHWANSQKSAFDVILWADLYGFTADKTQQAEPGDILRELLKGLSVPAARIPVTDDERLQALRGNLRSRAARVLIVLDNAVDLAQVKPVLPGTPGTLILITSRTRIRGLAQVVRTVHVPVPAMTETDSVDLISSMIGADRAAREFGAVARVVDLCASLPLALSIAGNLIAADPATSVLQHAEALADRGRLHMLDGDDAGIGVRAAISWSIASAQADAARLFRLLGVHPGPRFTAGAAAALAGLTEHETLPLLDQLVDAHLVQRHQEHQGGYRLHDLLRDYAAEEIQDPRWENERRDATERLIRWYVHSCHAADRALTPLRDHHEPLDAPTPGIRPATFDQASVAFAWCTAELQNIAPVAQLALDQRMLWDAWRLPTVLIDYYIFARPFHVWTSSMQIALVAAETARNDLWVAEVADKLAAAYLRMRDYDAADNLSRRAISLIGDRVPVFPRLGWSYTNLGVSAHVRGDIVTAVDLIGRGVDAFVAGGSRIGELAARIDWGAALRDAGDRDQALHQGRLTQAEFRADGDSHGLASALASLARTCRAFGELDEALACSEEAAERFHAVGDAWGKADALEIKGLVLAELGRCDDAVDVLSAALKLVDAMDEVKAEQLRQTIEAYDTAGGRT, from the coding sequence ATGACCGAAATGCGAGAGGTGGCGAGTCCGGGAAGCGCCGCACGGCCGTATTTGACGCTGGCTGAGAGGTTCCGCGCCGAGGTGATGTCGCTGTGTGACGGGCGCGACTGGGCGTTGCGAGAGTTGTCCCGGCGCGCCTTTCTCGACGTCGGGTTCCTGAGCAAGCTGGTTCGCGGTCAGGTTCCCGTCTCGGTCGACGTCGCGAGGGCTCTTGATGCTGCTTTCGGTACCGGAACCAGTTTGCAGAGCCTGGCCACCAGGATTCGGTCCGACCTCCATCCGCAGCTACCTGTCGGCGGGGCGTTCGTGGGAAGAGAGGCTCAGTGTGCCCGGCTCGACGGCCTGGCGGCCCAGATGACGGTGGACTCGCCTGCTGCGGTGGCAGTCCTCGCGGGCGCGGCGGGTGCGGGTAAGACGTCTCTCGCTGTCCACTGGGCGAACTCGCAGAAGTCGGCGTTCGATGTGATTCTGTGGGCCGATCTCTACGGATTCACCGCTGACAAGACCCAACAGGCTGAGCCTGGGGACATCCTTCGGGAACTGCTGAAAGGGCTCAGCGTCCCCGCCGCTCGTATTCCGGTTACCGACGACGAACGGCTGCAAGCCCTCCGTGGGAATCTACGATCTCGCGCTGCGCGGGTGTTGATCGTGCTCGACAATGCCGTGGACCTGGCCCAGGTGAAGCCGGTATTGCCAGGAACGCCTGGGACTTTGATTCTCATCACCAGCCGCACGCGGATCCGGGGATTGGCTCAGGTGGTGCGCACGGTCCATGTCCCTGTCCCGGCGATGACCGAGACCGACAGCGTCGACCTCATCAGTTCGATGATCGGGGCTGACCGAGCCGCGAGGGAATTCGGGGCCGTAGCACGGGTCGTCGACCTGTGTGCGTCCCTGCCGCTCGCGCTGTCCATCGCGGGGAACCTGATCGCAGCCGACCCGGCGACCAGCGTGCTCCAGCACGCCGAAGCGCTCGCGGATCGAGGGCGGCTGCACATGCTCGACGGTGACGACGCGGGAATCGGTGTGCGCGCGGCGATCAGCTGGAGTATCGCGTCCGCCCAGGCGGACGCAGCTCGGCTGTTCCGTCTCCTGGGCGTCCACCCCGGCCCGAGATTCACCGCGGGTGCCGCAGCCGCGCTGGCGGGGCTGACCGAACACGAGACGCTGCCCTTGTTGGACCAGCTCGTGGATGCGCACCTCGTCCAGCGGCACCAGGAACATCAAGGCGGTTACCGGCTTCACGATCTCCTCCGCGACTACGCCGCGGAAGAGATTCAGGACCCGCGTTGGGAAAATGAACGTCGCGACGCTACGGAACGGTTAATTCGGTGGTACGTCCACAGTTGCCACGCCGCGGACCGGGCTCTGACGCCGCTGCGTGACCACCACGAACCACTCGACGCACCTACACCCGGCATCCGGCCCGCGACGTTCGACCAGGCGAGCGTCGCTTTCGCCTGGTGTACTGCAGAGCTCCAGAATATCGCGCCGGTTGCGCAGCTGGCCCTGGATCAGCGGATGTTGTGGGACGCGTGGCGATTGCCGACCGTGCTCATCGATTACTATATCTTCGCCCGGCCATTTCACGTTTGGACCAGCAGCATGCAGATAGCGCTGGTCGCCGCCGAGACCGCCAGAAATGACCTCTGGGTGGCCGAGGTGGCCGACAAGCTCGCCGCGGCCTACCTGCGGATGCGGGACTACGACGCGGCGGACAATCTCAGCCGCCGGGCCATCTCGCTCATCGGAGACCGCGTTCCCGTCTTTCCGCGGCTGGGCTGGTCCTACACCAATCTCGGCGTCAGCGCTCACGTCCGCGGCGACATTGTGACAGCGGTCGACCTGATCGGACGGGGCGTGGACGCGTTCGTCGCCGGTGGATCGCGCATCGGCGAACTTGCCGCACGCATCGATTGGGGTGCCGCGCTACGTGACGCCGGCGATCGCGACCAGGCGCTGCATCAAGGCCGGTTGACACAGGCGGAGTTCCGGGCTGATGGGGATTCGCACGGGCTCGCGTCTGCACTGGCCTCCCTCGCACGAACCTGCCGCGCTTTCGGAGAACTTGACGAAGCGCTGGCGTGTAGCGAGGAAGCCGCCGAGAGGTTCCACGCGGTGGGCGACGCGTGGGGTAAGGCTGATGCACTTGAGATCAAGGGCCTGGTGCTCGCGGAACTCGGTCGGTGTGACGATGCCGTCGACGTCCTGTCAGCCGCGCTGAAGCTGGTGGACGCTATGGACGAGGTCAAAGCTGAGCAGCTGCGTCAGACGATCGAGGCGTATGACACCGCCGGCGGCAGGACATGA